Proteins co-encoded in one Quercus robur chromosome 8, dhQueRobu3.1, whole genome shotgun sequence genomic window:
- the LOC126696185 gene encoding uncharacterized protein LOC126696185 codes for MADEIMCRAFPTMLKGPVRIWFSGLTPNSISTFKELSAQFASHFIGGHRYKKSTACLMNIKQREDETLRSYITRFNKKALSIDEADDKILVAAFTNGLQKGKFLFSLYKNDPKTMSDVLYRTTKYMNVENALLAQEKQPKKIERQEDVQQDRGRKMARIGER; via the coding sequence ATGGCGGATGAGATcatgtgtagagccttcccCACTATGTTGAAGGGACCCgtaaggatttggttcagcggGTTGACGCCCAACTCCATTAGTACCTTCAAGGAGTTAAGTGCCCAGTTTGCCTCACACTTTATTGGGGGACataggtataagaagtccactGCATGCCTGATGAACATTAAGCAACGGGAGGATGAGACGCTGAGGTCTTACATAACCCGTTTCAATAAAAAGGCCCTCTCAATCGAtgaagctgacgacaagatactcGTAGCTGCATTCACAAATGGGCTACAAAAGGGTAAgttccttttttctttatataagaacgacccaaagaccatgtcggatGTGCTTTACAGGACTACTAAGTACATGAACGTGGAAAATGCACTATTGGCCCAAGAAAAGCAGCCCAAAAAGATAGAAAGACAAGAGGACGTACAACAAGATAGGGGGCGGAAGATGGCTAGGATTGGAGAACGGTGA
- the LOC126696187 gene encoding uncharacterized protein LOC126696187 translates to MSLKDPHLCDALKVQVQITGASQVQDTFAATLHYQLAYRLQNHAFNMAVPDIAQSNDALLIQVDPEMTPMCTFVPRQLSKDQVTSLFPESWITKYEMLHQATKPIQSKDPLFIKKANGEVETKLLTESSQKKDVTVFPTQIAMLQPVSYVGEDGLQIKAFQEDGKPCYEGKSPSGHIWWDICDCVDCQEEEVFEEDYPRGKKRSSQQKLKERYEAGDPEVDLLGEPSGKFDYYVLYPKTKRQTSPSPPSYLKKKIKAVEQELAIIASTVKDLFVSFPLIGQKEKEKKQLLLQL, encoded by the exons ATGTCTCTTAAGGACCCTCATCTTTGTGATGCTCTTAAAGTACAAGTCCAAATTACAGGAGCTTCTCAAGTGCAGGATACATTTGCTGCCACACTTCACTACCAACTGGCTTATAGACTTCAGAATCATGCTTTTAACATGGCGGTTCCAGACATAGCCCAATCCAATGATGCATTGCTGATTCAAGTTGATCCGGAAATGACACCCATGTGCACTTTTGTCCCAAGACAACTCAGCAAAGATCAGGTGACTTCTCTTTTTCCAGAATCATGGATTACGAAATATGAGATGCTCCATCAAGCAACCAAACCGATTCAGTCAAAAGATCCTCTCTTTATCAAAAAAGCAAATGGTgaagtagagacaaaattatTGACAGAATCATCACAGAAGAAGGATGTAACAGTCTTTCCAACTCAAATTGCTATGCTTCAACCAGTATCCTATGTTGGAGAAGATGGTCTTCAAATCAAAGCATTCCAAGAGGATGGAAAGCCTTGTTATGAAGGGAAATCACCCTCTGGTCACATATGGTGGGACATTTGTGATTGTGTTGATTGCCAGGAGGAAGAAGTTTTTGAAGAGGATTATCCTAGGGGAAAGAAAAGATCTTCCCAGCAAAAGCTCAAAGAAAGATATGAAGCTGGAGATCCAGAAGTTGACCTTCTGGGAGAACCCTCTGGGAAGTTTGATTATTATGTTCTTTATCCCAAAACCAAAAGGCAAACCTCTCCCTCTCCCCCTTCAT atttgaagaagaaaatcaaGGCAGTTGAACAGGAATTGGCAATCATTGCTTCTACAGTCAAGGACTTGTTTGTCTCCTTTCCTCTTattggacaaaaagaaaaagagaaaaagcagtTGCTGCTACAACTCTAA